The following are from one region of the Streptomyces tuirus genome:
- a CDS encoding sugar ABC transporter permease, translating to MSTTTVESSAPAGERRPATAPGKVRGRGERSRGASLASHAVLIAASLTALFPVAWLLFLSLGPDKDDYLHPGRIWGKLSLENYAYVLQDTGFFDWLTSTLIVVLGTTLIGVVVAASTGYAVSRMRFPGYRKLMWVLLVTQMFPIAVLIVPMYQILSDLQLIDSYLGLILVNCTTIVPYCAWLMKGYFDTIPFEIDEAGRVDGLTPFGTFARLILPLAKPGLAVAAFYSFLTAFGEVAFASTFMLSDDKYTFAVGLQTFVSEHDAQRNLMAATAVLIAIPAALFFYLVQKNLVTGLTAGGTKG from the coding sequence ATGAGTACGACCACCGTCGAGAGCTCCGCACCGGCCGGCGAGCGGCGCCCCGCGACCGCCCCCGGCAAGGTCCGCGGCCGAGGCGAACGCAGCCGCGGCGCCTCCCTCGCCTCGCACGCCGTGCTGATCGCCGCCAGCCTGACCGCGCTCTTCCCGGTCGCCTGGCTGCTCTTCCTGTCCCTCGGCCCGGACAAGGACGACTACCTCCACCCCGGGCGCATCTGGGGCAAGCTGTCGCTCGAGAACTACGCCTACGTCCTCCAGGACACCGGCTTCTTCGACTGGCTGACGAGCACGCTGATCGTGGTGCTGGGCACGACGCTCATCGGCGTCGTCGTCGCCGCGTCCACCGGCTACGCCGTCTCCCGCATGCGGTTCCCCGGCTACCGGAAGCTGATGTGGGTGCTGCTGGTCACCCAGATGTTCCCCATCGCGGTACTGATCGTGCCGATGTACCAGATCCTCTCGGATCTGCAGCTGATCGACAGCTACCTTGGTCTCATCCTGGTCAACTGCACCACGATCGTGCCGTACTGCGCCTGGCTGATGAAGGGCTATTTCGACACCATCCCGTTCGAGATCGACGAGGCCGGGCGCGTCGACGGGCTGACCCCCTTCGGCACGTTCGCGCGGCTCATCCTGCCGCTCGCCAAGCCGGGCCTCGCGGTCGCGGCGTTCTACAGCTTCCTCACGGCCTTCGGTGAGGTCGCGTTCGCCTCGACGTTCATGCTGAGCGACGACAAGTACACGTTCGCCGTCGGTCTGCAGACGTTCGTCAGCGAACACGACGCCCAGCGCAACCTGATGGCCGCGACGGCTGTGCTGATCGCGATACCGGCCGCCCTGTTCTTCTACCTGGTGCAGAAGAACCTGGTGACCGGCCTCACCGCCGGCGGCACGAAGGGGTGA
- a CDS encoding carbohydrate ABC transporter permease, which produces MTVAIDRATGKRRGEREPRPGPAQRLKNGFHKHWYAYAMIAPVAVVLGVLVVYPLVYGLYLTLTDATSLNTARTIGVNHIDATYKFIGLDNYADILWGPTAYDRFWSHFLWTVFWTAACVALHYGIGLGLALLLNQKLRGRTLYRMILVLPWAVPTFVTVFGWRFMLADGGVINTALEGLGLPAPLWLEDTFWQRFAAIMVNTWCGVPFMMVSLLGGLQSIDASLYEASEMDGANAWQRFRYVTLPGLRSVSTTVVLLGVIWTFNQFAIIFLLFGNTAPDAQILVTWAYQLGFGQQPRDYAQSAAYGILLLSILIVFTSFYRRWLNRNEQQLAI; this is translated from the coding sequence ATGACAGTCGCCATCGACCGAGCGACCGGCAAGCGGCGCGGTGAGCGGGAACCGCGACCCGGGCCGGCCCAGCGGCTGAAGAACGGCTTCCACAAGCACTGGTACGCCTACGCGATGATCGCCCCGGTGGCCGTCGTGCTCGGCGTCCTCGTGGTGTATCCGCTGGTGTACGGCCTGTACCTCACCCTCACCGACGCCACCAGCCTCAACACCGCCCGCACGATCGGCGTCAACCACATCGACGCCACGTACAAGTTCATCGGCCTGGACAACTACGCCGACATCCTCTGGGGCCCGACGGCATACGACCGCTTCTGGTCGCACTTCCTGTGGACGGTCTTCTGGACGGCGGCCTGTGTCGCCCTGCACTACGGCATCGGTCTCGGCCTCGCCCTGCTGCTCAACCAGAAGCTGCGCGGCCGCACCCTCTACCGGATGATCCTCGTCCTGCCCTGGGCGGTGCCGACCTTCGTCACCGTCTTCGGCTGGCGGTTCATGCTGGCGGACGGCGGCGTCATCAACACCGCACTGGAGGGCCTGGGCCTGCCGGCACCGCTGTGGCTGGAGGACACCTTCTGGCAGCGGTTCGCCGCCATCATGGTCAACACCTGGTGCGGTGTGCCGTTCATGATGGTCTCGCTCCTCGGCGGCCTGCAGTCGATCGACGCGAGCCTGTACGAGGCCTCCGAGATGGACGGCGCCAACGCCTGGCAGCGATTCCGCTACGTCACCCTGCCCGGTCTGAGGTCCGTCAGTACGACGGTTGTCCTCCTGGGTGTCATCTGGACCTTCAATCAGTTCGCCATCATCTTCCTGTTGTTCGGCAACACCGCACCGGACGCCCAGATCCTCGTCACGTGGGCCTACCAACTGGGCTTCGGGCAGCAGCCGCGCGACTACGCCCAGTCCGCCGCCTACGGGATCCTGCTCCTGTCCATCCTGATCGTCTTCACCTCCTTCTACCGCCGCTGGCTGAACCGCAACGAGCAGCAGCTCGCGATCTGA
- a CDS encoding extracellular solute-binding protein yields MRRGIAATALVASLALAATACGGSDSGDEADGPVTITWWDTSNATNEAPTYQALVKQFEAANKDIKVKYVNVPFDQAQNKFDTAAGSKGAPDVLRSEVGWTPAFAKKGFFAPLDGTEALKDQDKFQPSLIEQAKYEGKTYGVPFTTDTLALVYNKALFEKAGVEAPKTWDDLKKAAATIKGKTGVDGYWGSTQAYYAQSFLYGEGTDTVDADAKKITVTSPEAKKAYGTWQGLFSGKGLHKADTTADAYAHIQEAFVSGKVASIVQGPWEITNFYKGSAFKDKNNLGIATVPAGSSGKAGAPTGGHNLSVYAGSDEAHQKASMKFVNFMTSAKAQETIALKNSTLPTRDDAYTDKVKADPGIAGYQGVLSSAQPRPALPEYSSLWGPLDDELIKIAGGKESLDKGLGNAETAIAKLVPDFSK; encoded by the coding sequence ATGCGGCGTGGCATAGCGGCCACCGCGCTGGTGGCGTCCCTCGCCCTGGCGGCGACGGCCTGCGGCGGTAGCGACAGTGGCGACGAGGCCGACGGCCCGGTCACCATCACCTGGTGGGACACCTCCAACGCCACCAACGAGGCGCCGACGTACCAGGCCCTGGTGAAGCAGTTCGAGGCTGCCAACAAGGACATCAAGGTCAAGTACGTCAACGTCCCCTTCGACCAGGCGCAGAACAAGTTCGACACCGCCGCCGGTTCCAAGGGTGCCCCGGACGTGCTGCGTTCCGAGGTCGGCTGGACGCCGGCCTTCGCCAAGAAGGGCTTCTTCGCGCCGCTGGACGGCACCGAGGCCCTCAAGGACCAGGACAAGTTCCAGCCCAGCCTGATCGAGCAGGCCAAGTACGAGGGCAAGACCTACGGCGTTCCGTTCACCACGGACACCCTCGCCCTCGTCTACAACAAGGCCCTGTTCGAGAAGGCCGGCGTCGAGGCCCCCAAGACCTGGGACGACCTGAAGAAGGCCGCCGCCACGATCAAGGGCAAGACCGGCGTCGACGGCTACTGGGGCTCCACCCAGGCCTACTACGCCCAGTCCTTCCTCTACGGCGAGGGCACCGACACCGTCGACGCGGACGCCAAGAAGATCACCGTCACCTCGCCCGAGGCCAAGAAGGCCTACGGCACCTGGCAGGGTCTCTTCTCCGGCAAGGGCCTGCACAAGGCCGACACCACCGCCGACGCCTACGCCCACATCCAGGAGGCGTTCGTCAGCGGCAAGGTCGCCTCGATCGTCCAGGGTCCGTGGGAGATCACGAACTTCTACAAGGGCTCGGCCTTCAAGGACAAGAACAACCTCGGCATCGCCACCGTCCCGGCCGGCTCCTCCGGCAAGGCGGGCGCCCCGACCGGCGGCCACAACCTCTCCGTCTACGCCGGCTCCGACGAGGCCCACCAGAAGGCCTCGATGAAGTTCGTGAACTTCATGACCTCGGCCAAGGCCCAGGAGACCATCGCGCTGAAGAACTCCACGCTCCCCACGCGCGACGACGCCTACACCGACAAGGTCAAGGCCGACCCCGGCATCGCCGGCTACCAGGGCGTCCTCTCCAGCGCCCAGCCGCGCCCGGCGCTGCCCGAGTACAGCTCCCTGTGGGGTCCCCTCGACGACGAGCTGATCAAGATCGCCGGTGGCAAGGAGTCCCTGGACAAGGGCCTCGGCAACGCCGAGACCGCCATCGCCAAGCTGGTGCCCGACTTCTCCAAGTGA
- a CDS encoding LacI family DNA-binding transcriptional regulator, whose translation MTTRLADIALQAGVSEATVSRVLNGKPGVAATTRQSVLAALDVLGYERPVRLRQRSEGLVGLITPELENPIFPALAQVIGQALTRQGYTPVLATQTPGGSTEDELTEMLVDRGVAGIIYVSGLHADTTADMQRYDRLRAQGVPYVLVDGFSPKVQAPFISPDDRAAMSLAVTHLASLGHTRIGLALGPKRFVPVQRKIEGFVRAVQDQLGLDAATVESELVQHSLYTLEGGQAAAVALIERNCTAVVCASDMMALGAIRAARQLGLDVPKDISVVGFDDSPLIAFTDPPLTTIRKPVPAMGQAAVRTLLEEIGGTPAPHSEFVFMPELVVRGSTASAPGERGRS comes from the coding sequence GTGACCACACGGCTTGCCGACATCGCTTTGCAGGCGGGGGTGAGCGAAGCGACCGTCAGCCGGGTCCTCAACGGCAAGCCGGGCGTCGCCGCCACCACCCGCCAGTCCGTGCTGGCCGCTCTCGACGTACTGGGCTACGAACGTCCGGTACGCCTGCGCCAGCGCAGCGAGGGGCTGGTGGGGCTGATCACCCCGGAACTGGAGAACCCGATCTTCCCGGCCCTGGCGCAGGTCATCGGCCAGGCGCTGACGCGGCAGGGCTACACGCCGGTGCTGGCCACCCAGACCCCGGGCGGCTCGACCGAGGACGAGCTCACCGAGATGCTCGTGGACCGCGGGGTCGCCGGCATCATCTACGTCTCCGGACTGCACGCCGACACCACCGCCGACATGCAGCGCTACGACCGGCTGCGCGCCCAGGGCGTGCCCTACGTGCTGGTCGACGGTTTCTCACCGAAGGTGCAGGCGCCGTTCATCTCCCCCGACGACCGTGCCGCGATGAGCCTGGCGGTCACGCACCTGGCGTCCCTGGGGCACACCCGGATCGGTCTGGCCCTCGGGCCCAAGCGGTTTGTGCCGGTGCAGCGCAAGATCGAGGGGTTCGTGCGCGCGGTGCAGGACCAGTTGGGCCTCGACGCCGCGACCGTGGAGTCGGAGCTGGTGCAGCACTCCCTGTACACCCTCGAGGGTGGTCAGGCGGCGGCCGTGGCGTTGATCGAGCGGAACTGCACGGCCGTGGTGTGCGCCAGCGACATGATGGCGCTGGGCGCGATCCGGGCGGCCCGGCAGCTCGGTCTGGACGTGCCGAAGGACATCTCCGTAGTGGGCTTCGACGACTCCCCGCTGATCGCCTTCACCGACCCGCCGCTGACGACGATCCGCAAGCCGGTCCCGGCGATGGGGCAGGCGGCCGTGCGCACGCTGCTGGAGGAGATCGGCGGGACGCCCGCGCCCCACAGCGAGTTCGTGTTCATGCCGGAGCTGGTGGTGCGTGGTTCGACCGCCTCGGCTCCGGGGGAACGCGGTCGCTCCTGA
- a CDS encoding phosphatase PAP2 family protein yields MGETTVTKPEGLEAALPETVAADSGHGPLRRLRTPRRPRFWFEILLIAVSYWTYSLVRNAVPEQKTEALHNADWIWQVEHHLGIAVEQSVNHAVNSVHWLIVGMNYYYATLHFIVTLGVLVWLYRRHPGRYAATRLVLFATTAVALVGYYLYPLAPPRLMNGGGFVDTVMVHQTWGSMASGDLKHMSNQYAAMPSMHIGWSLWCGLTIAALATVPWVRVLGLLYPALTLVVIVATANHFWLDAVGGLLCLAFGFTVARLWYGRQPYALPRTVPERGPRAVRPAVRGPETGTSWRDGPDESRRLPDSSQGLPDKSRGLSRRS; encoded by the coding sequence ATGGGTGAAACGACCGTGACGAAGCCGGAGGGCCTGGAAGCGGCCCTCCCGGAGACAGTTGCGGCCGATTCGGGGCACGGTCCGCTGCGTCGGCTGCGCACCCCGCGCCGGCCCCGCTTCTGGTTCGAGATCCTGCTGATCGCGGTGAGTTACTGGACGTACTCGCTCGTCCGCAACGCCGTGCCCGAGCAGAAGACCGAGGCGCTGCACAACGCCGACTGGATCTGGCAGGTCGAGCACCATCTGGGCATCGCCGTCGAGCAGTCGGTCAACCACGCCGTGAACTCGGTGCATTGGCTGATCGTCGGGATGAACTACTACTACGCGACGCTGCACTTCATCGTCACCCTGGGTGTGCTGGTGTGGCTGTACCGTCGCCATCCCGGCCGGTACGCGGCCACCCGCCTGGTGCTGTTCGCTACCACGGCCGTCGCCCTGGTCGGTTACTACCTGTATCCGCTGGCGCCCCCGCGGCTGATGAACGGCGGTGGCTTCGTCGACACGGTCATGGTCCACCAGACCTGGGGTTCGATGGCGTCCGGCGACCTGAAACACATGTCGAACCAGTACGCGGCGATGCCGTCGATGCACATCGGCTGGTCGCTGTGGTGCGGGCTGACGATCGCCGCCCTGGCGACGGTCCCCTGGGTGCGGGTGCTGGGGCTGCTGTACCCGGCGCTGACGCTGGTGGTCATCGTCGCGACGGCCAACCACTTCTGGCTGGACGCGGTGGGCGGCCTGCTCTGCCTGGCCTTCGGGTTCACGGTCGCACGGCTCTGGTACGGCAGACAGCCGTACGCGCTGCCGCGGACGGTGCCGGAGCGCGGGCCGCGTGCGGTGCGGCCCGCGGTGAGGGGGCCCGAGACCGGGACGTCCTGGCGTGACGGGCCGGACGAGTCCCGACGGTTGCCGGACAGTTCCCAGGGGCTGCCGGACAAGTCCCGGGGGTTGTCCCGCAGGTCCTAG
- a CDS encoding bifunctional [glutamine synthetase] adenylyltransferase/[glutamine synthetase]-adenylyl-L-tyrosine phosphorylase — protein MTAAPGRRSSTFTRLLRHGFTDASAAERLLDSPELAPLRDDPVLLEALGGTADPDLALLGLVRLLEAQRGPGARRELLDTLIAAKPLRDRLLGVLGASTALADHLARHPDDWQALVMYEAYDLHPGVEEFEAGLAEATDPVSLRVAYRRCLLSIAARDVCGTTGVAESAAELADLATATLRAALKIAEAAAPEDAAQCRLAVIAMGKCGGHELNYVSDVDVIFVGEATEGTDETKAVRAATRLASHMMRICSETTVEGSIWPVDANLRPEGRNGPLVRTLSSHLAYYQRWAKTWEFQALLKARPVAGDLDLGAEYVAAVQPLVWKAAERENFVPDVQKMRRRVVENIPVAEVDRQLKLGPGGLRDVEFAVQLLQLVHGRADTSLRSGTTLDALRALAAGGYVGRADAAQLDEAYRFLRSMEHRIQLFRLRRTHLVPEDEAELRRIGRSLGLRKDPVADLHREWRRHAGVVRRLHEKLFYRPLLDAVAQLATGEARLSTEAARERMVALGYADPAAALRHLEALASGVTRKAAIQRTLLPVLLGWFADSADPDAGLLNFRKVSDALGKTPWYLRLLRDEGAAAQNLARVLSAGRLAPDLLMRAPEAVALLGDGDGGGLEPRSRAHLEQEIYAAVKRADGAAQAVTAARGVRRRELFRTAAADIVGSYGTEEQPAEADQGALVDMVGGAVSDLTAATLAGTLRAVVREGWGEDLPTRFAIIGMGRFGGHELGYGSDADVLFVHEPRDGVDEREASQAANKVVSEMRRLLQIPSADPPLLIDADLRPEGKSGPLVRTLTSYAAYYRRWALTWESHALLRAEPVAGDEGLGRRFVELIDPLRYPADGLADEAVREIRRLKARMESERLPRGADPKLHAKLGPGGLSDVEWTVQLMQLRHGSAEPGLRTTRTREALAAARAAGLITEEDAATLDEAWVLATRVRNAVMLVRGRAGDTFPTEPRELAAVGRYLGYGPGHAGDMLDAYRRTARRARGVVEELFYGTAER, from the coding sequence ATGACGGCGGCGCCGGGGCGCAGGAGCAGCACCTTCACACGGCTGCTGCGGCACGGTTTCACCGACGCCTCCGCCGCCGAGCGGCTCCTGGACAGTCCTGAGCTCGCGCCGCTGCGCGACGACCCCGTGCTGCTGGAGGCGCTGGGCGGCACCGCCGACCCCGATCTCGCGCTGCTCGGGCTCGTCCGGCTGCTGGAGGCCCAGCGCGGCCCCGGCGCCCGCCGCGAACTGCTCGACACCCTGATCGCGGCCAAGCCCCTGCGCGACCGCCTCCTCGGCGTCCTCGGCGCCTCCACCGCACTCGCCGACCACCTCGCCCGGCACCCGGACGACTGGCAGGCCCTCGTCATGTACGAGGCCTACGACCTGCACCCCGGGGTGGAGGAGTTCGAGGCCGGCCTCGCGGAGGCCACCGACCCGGTCTCCCTGCGCGTCGCCTACCGGCGCTGCCTGCTGTCCATCGCCGCCCGGGACGTCTGCGGCACCACCGGCGTCGCCGAGTCCGCCGCCGAGCTCGCCGACCTCGCCACCGCCACCCTGCGCGCCGCCCTCAAGATCGCCGAGGCGGCCGCGCCCGAGGACGCCGCCCAGTGCCGGCTCGCGGTCATCGCGATGGGCAAGTGCGGCGGCCACGAGCTCAACTACGTCTCCGACGTGGACGTCATCTTCGTGGGCGAGGCCACCGAGGGGACCGACGAGACCAAGGCCGTGCGCGCCGCCACCCGGCTCGCCTCGCACATGATGCGGATCTGCTCCGAGACGACGGTCGAGGGCTCGATCTGGCCCGTCGACGCCAACCTCCGGCCCGAGGGCAGGAACGGCCCCCTCGTGCGGACCCTCTCCAGCCACCTCGCCTACTACCAGCGCTGGGCCAAGACCTGGGAGTTCCAGGCGCTGCTCAAGGCCCGCCCGGTGGCCGGCGACCTCGACCTCGGCGCGGAGTACGTCGCCGCCGTCCAGCCCCTGGTGTGGAAGGCCGCCGAACGCGAGAACTTCGTCCCCGACGTGCAGAAGATGCGCCGCCGGGTCGTGGAGAACATCCCCGTCGCCGAGGTCGACCGCCAGCTGAAGCTCGGCCCGGGCGGCCTCAGGGACGTCGAGTTCGCCGTGCAGCTGCTCCAGCTGGTGCACGGCCGGGCCGACACCTCCCTGCGCAGCGGCACCACCCTGGACGCGCTGAGGGCCCTGGCCGCCGGCGGCTACGTCGGCCGGGCCGACGCGGCGCAGCTCGACGAGGCCTACCGCTTCCTGCGCTCCATGGAGCACCGCATCCAGCTCTTCCGGCTGCGGCGCACCCACCTCGTCCCCGAGGACGAGGCCGAGCTGCGCCGCATCGGCCGCTCCCTCGGCCTGCGCAAGGACCCGGTCGCCGACCTGCACCGCGAGTGGCGCCGGCACGCGGGTGTCGTACGCCGTCTGCACGAGAAGCTCTTCTACCGGCCGCTGCTCGACGCCGTCGCCCAGCTCGCCACCGGCGAGGCCCGGCTCAGCACCGAGGCGGCCCGGGAGCGCATGGTCGCCCTCGGCTACGCCGACCCGGCCGCCGCCCTGCGCCATCTGGAGGCGCTGGCCTCCGGTGTCACCCGCAAGGCCGCCATCCAGCGCACCCTGCTGCCCGTGCTGCTCGGCTGGTTCGCCGACTCGGCCGACCCGGACGCGGGCCTGCTCAACTTCCGCAAGGTCTCCGACGCGCTCGGCAAGACCCCCTGGTATCTGCGGCTGCTGCGGGACGAGGGCGCCGCCGCGCAGAACCTCGCCCGGGTGCTGTCCGCCGGCCGGCTCGCGCCCGACCTGCTCATGCGCGCCCCGGAGGCGGTGGCGCTGCTCGGCGACGGGGACGGCGGCGGCCTCGAGCCACGGTCGCGCGCCCATCTGGAGCAGGAGATATACGCCGCGGTGAAACGCGCCGACGGCGCCGCCCAGGCGGTCACGGCAGCCCGCGGGGTGCGCCGCCGGGAGCTGTTCCGCACGGCCGCCGCCGACATCGTCGGCTCCTACGGCACCGAGGAGCAGCCCGCCGAGGCCGACCAGGGCGCCCTGGTGGACATGGTCGGCGGCGCGGTGTCGGACCTGACGGCAGCGACGCTCGCCGGCACGCTCCGGGCCGTGGTGCGGGAGGGCTGGGGCGAGGACCTGCCCACCCGGTTCGCCATCATCGGCATGGGCCGGTTCGGCGGCCACGAGCTGGGCTACGGCTCCGACGCGGACGTGCTGTTCGTGCACGAACCGCGCGACGGCGTCGACGAGCGCGAGGCGTCCCAGGCGGCCAACAAGGTCGTCTCCGAGATGCGCCGCCTGCTGCAGATCCCCAGCGCCGACCCGCCCCTGCTCATCGACGCCGACCTGCGTCCGGAGGGCAAGTCCGGGCCGCTGGTCCGCACCCTCACCTCGTACGCGGCGTACTACCGCCGGTGGGCCCTGACGTGGGAGTCGCACGCGCTGCTGCGGGCCGAGCCCGTCGCCGGTGACGAGGGCCTGGGCCGCCGCTTCGTCGAGCTGATCGACCCGCTGCGCTACCCGGCGGACGGACTCGCCGACGAGGCCGTGCGCGAGATCCGGCGGCTGAAGGCCCGCATGGAGTCGGAGCGGCTGCCGCGCGGCGCCGACCCCAAGCTGCACGCCAAGCTCGGGCCGGGCGGCCTGTCCGACGTGGAGTGGACCGTGCAGCTCATGCAGCTGCGGCACGGCTCGGCGGAGCCGGGTCTGCGTACCACCCGCACCCGCGAGGCCCTGGCCGCGGCCCGGGCCGCCGGGCTCATCACGGAGGAGGACGCGGCGACCCTCGACGAGGCCTGGGTCCTCGCGACCCGCGTCCGCAACGCGGTGATGCTGGTCCGCGGCAGGGCCGGCGACACGTTTCCGACGGAGCCCCGGGAACTGGCCGCCGTGGGCAGGTACCTGGGCTACGGCCCCGGCCACGCGGGCGACATGCTGGACGCCTACCGGCGCACGGCCCGCCGGGCACGCGGTGTGGTGGAGGAACTGTTCTACGGCACCGCCGAACGCTAG